One Streptomyces sp. NBC_00223 genomic window carries:
- a CDS encoding 1-aminocyclopropane-1-carboxylate deaminase/D-cysteine desulfhydrase: MDEIRTAAALPTPLLAVEDAELARYGVRLLLKRDDLIHPELPGNKYRKLRLNLAAAADAGHDTLLTFGGAWSNHLRATAAAGRLLGLRTVGVVRGDELAHRPLNPSLARAAADGMRLEFMDRATYRRKDEPDVLAALLERHGPAFVLPEGGSNALAARGCADLGREIGDAADVVVVACGTGGTLAGLAAGLPPSAEAIGVAVLRGGGFLTEDVRRLQSEAFGGPRGRWRVEDRFHHGGYARTTPRLDAFADDFAARHGLALDRVYVAKTLYAVHALAAEGAFAAGARVAAVITG, from the coding sequence GTGGACGAGATACGGACCGCGGCCGCGCTGCCGACCCCGCTGCTCGCGGTCGAGGACGCGGAACTGGCCCGGTACGGGGTGCGGCTGCTGCTCAAGCGCGACGACCTGATCCACCCCGAGCTGCCGGGCAACAAGTACCGCAAGCTGCGGCTCAATCTGGCGGCCGCGGCCGACGCGGGCCACGACACGCTGCTGACCTTCGGCGGCGCCTGGTCCAACCATCTGCGGGCCACCGCCGCCGCGGGCCGGCTGCTCGGCCTGCGCACGGTCGGTGTCGTCCGCGGCGACGAACTCGCCCACCGCCCGCTGAACCCGTCCCTGGCCAGGGCCGCCGCCGACGGCATGCGGCTGGAGTTCATGGACCGGGCCACGTACCGCCGCAAGGACGAGCCGGACGTGCTCGCGGCCCTGCTGGAGCGGCACGGCCCGGCCTTCGTCCTCCCGGAGGGCGGCTCCAACGCGCTGGCCGCGCGCGGCTGCGCGGACCTCGGCCGGGAGATCGGCGACGCGGCGGACGTGGTGGTGGTCGCCTGCGGCACCGGCGGCACCCTGGCCGGGCTCGCGGCAGGACTGCCGCCCTCGGCCGAGGCGATCGGCGTCGCGGTGCTGCGCGGCGGCGGCTTCCTCACCGAGGACGTACGGCGGCTCCAGAGCGAGGCGTTCGGCGGCCCGCGCGGCCGCTGGCGGGTCGAGGACCGCTTCCACCACGGCGGTTACGCCCGTACGACCCCGCGGCTCGACGCCTTCGCCGACGACTTCGCCGCACGTCACGGCCTCGCGCTCGACCGCGTGTACGTCGCCAAGACGCTGTACGCGGTCCACGCGCTCGCCGCCGAGGGCGCCTTCGCGGCCGGCGCCCGGGTGGCCGCCGTGATCACCGGGTGA
- a CDS encoding MurR/RpiR family transcriptional regulator has product MHENAPRPRGSRAANATAASDAGDALTATVRGLLPSLTPAAARIATLIVQDPAQVARSTISELSVLAGTSESSIVRTARALGFAGYPELRLALAASAARQEPRSTLTSGITQDDSAGEVIAKLVHTEAQAVRETATQLDPEQLTGAVKAVCGGGQLHIAGVGASGLVAQDLQQKLARIGRPCHAHGDSQSALTSAVLLGPGDVFLAVSHSGESRDVLEPLRRAAAEGATTVVITNHPMSTAARLADFVLVSAGRETTFRPGAMASRISQLVVVDCLFVCVAQRTFDLSSRALRITHQALESDRPR; this is encoded by the coding sequence GTGCACGAAAACGCCCCGAGACCCCGAGGGTCCAGAGCAGCGAACGCCACTGCGGCCAGTGACGCGGGAGACGCGCTCACCGCCACCGTGCGCGGACTGCTGCCCTCCCTCACCCCGGCCGCCGCCCGGATCGCCACCCTCATCGTGCAGGACCCCGCCCAGGTGGCCCGCAGCACGATCTCCGAACTGAGCGTGCTGGCCGGCACCAGCGAGTCCTCCATCGTCCGTACCGCCCGGGCGCTGGGCTTCGCGGGCTATCCGGAGCTGCGGCTCGCGCTCGCCGCCTCCGCCGCCCGCCAGGAGCCCCGCTCCACCCTGACCTCGGGCATCACCCAGGACGACTCGGCGGGCGAGGTCATCGCCAAGCTGGTGCACACCGAGGCCCAGGCGGTACGGGAGACCGCGACCCAGCTCGACCCCGAGCAGCTGACCGGCGCGGTCAAGGCGGTCTGCGGCGGCGGGCAGTTGCACATCGCCGGGGTCGGCGCGTCCGGGCTTGTCGCCCAGGACCTCCAGCAGAAGCTGGCCAGGATCGGCCGTCCCTGCCACGCGCACGGCGACTCGCAGTCCGCGCTGACCAGCGCCGTCCTGCTGGGCCCCGGCGATGTGTTCCTCGCCGTCTCGCACTCCGGCGAGAGCCGGGACGTGCTCGAACCGCTGCGCCGGGCCGCCGCCGAGGGCGCGACCACCGTGGTGATCACCAACCACCCGATGTCCACGGCCGCCCGGCTCGCCGACTTCGTCCTGGTGTCGGCGGGCCGGGAGACCACCTTCCGGCCGGGCGCGATGGCCAGCCGGATCAGTCAACTGGTCGTGGTGGACTGTCTGTTCGTGTGCGTGGCGCAGCGCACGTTCGACCTGTCGAGCCGTGCGCTGCGGATCACCCACCAGGCGCTGGAGAGCGACCGGCCGCGCTGA
- a CDS encoding WhiB family transcriptional regulator — MDWRHRAVCREEDPELFFPIGNTGPALLQIEEAKAVCRRCPVMDQCLQWALESGQDAGVWGGLSEDERRAMKRRAARNRARNASA; from the coding sequence ATGGACTGGCGTCACCGCGCCGTTTGCCGCGAGGAAGACCCCGAGCTCTTCTTCCCCATCGGCAACACCGGTCCTGCGCTGCTGCAGATCGAGGAAGCCAAGGCCGTCTGCCGCCGCTGCCCCGTCATGGACCAGTGTCTGCAGTGGGCCCTTGAGAGCGGCCAGGACGCCGGTGTATGGGGTGGCCTCAGCGAGGACGAGCGCCGTGCGATGAAGCGCCGCGCCGCTCGCAACCGGGCCCGTAACGCCAGCGCCTGA
- a CDS encoding RNA polymerase sigma factor SigF, translating to MELLDASERAEQADPMDQHEHPARPGAEEEAPAGAVSPQAAPAPEGPETPEGAGDVPLPSPAPSAEGPLPQAAAGPPQRPDPHDRSGARALFVELNKLPEGSPERAELRNQLVRMHLPLVEHLARRFRNRGEPLDDLTQVATIGLIKSVDRFDVDRGVEFSTYATPTVVGEIKRHFRDKGWAVRVPRRLQELRLALTSATGELSQRYGRAPTVHELAEHLKISEEEVLEGLESANAYSTLSLDVPDTDDESPAVADTLGSEDEALEGVEYRESLKPLLEQLPPREKTILLLRFFGNMTQSQIAQEVGISQMHVSRLLARTLAQLRDKLLIEE from the coding sequence ATGGAACTGTTGGACGCGTCGGAGCGGGCGGAGCAGGCGGACCCGATGGATCAGCACGAGCACCCGGCGCGGCCGGGCGCCGAGGAGGAGGCTCCGGCCGGCGCGGTATCTCCACAGGCGGCGCCCGCGCCGGAGGGCCCGGAGACACCGGAGGGCGCGGGGGACGTGCCGCTGCCCTCGCCCGCGCCTTCGGCGGAGGGCCCGCTGCCGCAGGCCGCCGCCGGGCCGCCGCAGCGGCCCGACCCGCACGACCGTTCCGGGGCGCGCGCGCTCTTCGTGGAGCTGAACAAGCTGCCCGAGGGCTCCCCCGAGCGTGCCGAGCTGCGCAATCAGCTCGTACGGATGCATCTGCCGCTGGTCGAGCACCTGGCCCGGCGGTTCCGCAACCGCGGCGAGCCGCTGGACGATCTCACCCAGGTCGCCACGATCGGGCTGATCAAGTCGGTCGACCGGTTCGACGTCGACCGCGGGGTGGAGTTCTCCACCTACGCGACGCCGACGGTGGTCGGCGAGATCAAGCGGCACTTCCGGGACAAGGGCTGGGCGGTACGGGTGCCGCGCCGCCTCCAGGAGCTGCGGCTCGCGCTCACCTCCGCGACGGGCGAGCTGTCCCAGCGGTACGGGCGGGCGCCGACCGTGCACGAGCTGGCCGAGCACCTCAAGATCTCCGAGGAGGAGGTGCTGGAGGGCCTGGAGTCGGCCAACGCGTACAGCACGCTCTCGCTGGACGTGCCCGACACCGACGACGAGTCCCCGGCGGTCGCCGACACGCTCGGCTCGGAGGACGAGGCGCTGGAGGGCGTGGAGTACCGCGAATCGCTCAAGCCGCTGCTGGAGCAACTGCCGCCACGTGAGAAGACGATTCTGCTGCTGCGGTTCTTCGGCAACATGACCCAGTCCCAGATCGCCCAGGAGGTCGGCATCTCCCAGATGCACGTCTCCCGGCTGCTGGCCCGCACCCTGGCCCAGCTCCGGGACAAGCTGCTGATCGAGGAGTAG
- a CDS encoding diacylglycerol/lipid kinase family protein has protein sequence MRALLVVNPAATTTSARVRDVISTALSSDLKLEVATTEYRGHARDLARKAAESGEVELVVSLGGDGTVNEIVNGLLHHGPDPEALPKLAVVPGGSTNVFARALGLPNDAVEATGALLDALRAGTSRTVGLGLVSGTRGTEDEGVPARWFTFCAGMGFDAGVVGRVEQQRELGKRSTHALYLRQVARQFMADPHRRHGTITLERPDENPVPGLTTAIICNTAPWTYLGNKPVYASPEASFDTALDLLGVTKMSTVAGARYAAQLLRSTPERGPRGKYAVALHDLTDFTLHSQAPLPFQVDGDHLGLRTSATFTGVRRALRVIV, from the coding sequence ATGCGTGCTCTCCTCGTGGTCAACCCCGCCGCCACCACCACCAGCGCGCGGGTCCGCGATGTGATCAGCACCGCGCTGTCCAGCGATCTCAAGCTGGAGGTGGCGACCACGGAGTACCGCGGGCACGCCCGGGACCTGGCGCGGAAGGCGGCGGAGAGCGGCGAGGTGGAGCTGGTGGTGTCGCTCGGCGGCGACGGCACCGTCAACGAGATCGTCAACGGACTGCTGCACCACGGCCCCGACCCGGAGGCACTGCCGAAGCTCGCGGTGGTCCCCGGCGGCTCCACGAATGTCTTCGCGCGCGCCCTGGGGCTGCCCAACGACGCGGTGGAGGCCACCGGCGCCCTGCTGGACGCGCTGCGCGCGGGCACCTCGCGCACGGTCGGTCTCGGTCTGGTGAGCGGCACCCGGGGAACCGAGGACGAGGGCGTGCCGGCCCGGTGGTTCACCTTCTGCGCGGGAATGGGCTTCGACGCGGGGGTGGTCGGACGGGTCGAACAACAGCGGGAGTTGGGCAAACGTTCGACACACGCGCTCTATCTGCGGCAAGTGGCACGGCAGTTCATGGCCGATCCGCACCGAAGGCACGGAACGATCACTCTGGAACGCCCGGACGAGAATCCCGTCCCCGGACTGACCACGGCGATAATCTGCAACACCGCGCCTTGGACGTATCTCGGCAACAAGCCGGTGTACGCCTCTCCGGAAGCGTCCTTCGACACCGCCCTTGACCTGCTCGGTGTCACGAAGATGTCCACCGTCGCGGGGGCGCGTTACGCGGCGCAACTGCTCCGTTCCACGCCGGAGCGCGGGCCCCGGGGCAAGTACGCGGTGGCGCTGCACGATCTGACGGACTTCACCTTGCATTCGCAGGCGCCACTGCCCTTCCAGGTGGACGGTGACCACCTGGGACTGCGAACGAGTGCGACCTTCACAGGCGTACGCCGTGCACTGCGCGTGATTGTGTAA
- a CDS encoding GNAT family N-acetyltransferase: MIRTATAADIPVIHAMIRELAEYERALDQAEATEEQLHEALFGPEAVAHALMAEDDPEPAGPGGTPAGSPGEVAGFALWFRNFSTWTGTPGLYLEDLYVRPERRGAGHGKALLAALAEICVERGYRRFEWSVLDWNEKALDVYRSIGALPQDEWTVQRLSGDALRALAAQNRTGAHAN; the protein is encoded by the coding sequence ATGATCCGTACAGCGACGGCCGCCGACATCCCGGTCATCCACGCCATGATCCGTGAACTCGCCGAGTACGAGCGCGCGCTGGATCAGGCGGAGGCGACCGAGGAGCAGCTGCACGAGGCGCTGTTCGGCCCCGAGGCAGTCGCCCACGCGCTGATGGCGGAGGACGATCCGGAGCCCGCCGGCCCGGGTGGGACCCCGGCTGGGTCCCCCGGTGAGGTCGCCGGATTCGCGCTGTGGTTCCGCAACTTCTCCACCTGGACCGGCACCCCCGGGCTGTATCTGGAGGATCTCTACGTACGGCCGGAGCGGCGCGGCGCCGGTCACGGCAAGGCGCTGCTGGCCGCGCTGGCGGAGATCTGCGTCGAGCGCGGATACCGCCGTTTCGAGTGGTCGGTGCTGGACTGGAACGAGAAGGCGCTGGACGTCTACCGTTCGATCGGCGCGCTGCCGCAGGACGAGTGGACCGTGCAGCGGCTGTCCGGTGACGCCCTGCGGGCCCTGGCCGCACAGAACCGGACCGGCGCCCATGCGAATTGA
- the nagB gene encoding glucosamine-6-phosphate deaminase, with product MEVVIVPDAATGGELIAEAMAALLRRKPDALLGVATGSTPLPIYQALAAKVRSGAVDASRARVCQLDEYVGLPAGHPESYRSVVLREVVEPLGLSADSFMGPDGTAEDVQAACEAYDAALAKAGGVDLQLLGIGTDGHIGFNEPCSSLASRTRIKTLTEQTRVDNARFFDGEIEAVPNHVITQGIGTILEARHLVLLATGEGKAEAVAQTVEGPVAAVVPASALQLHPHATVVVDEAAASKLKLAPYFRATYSAKPAWQGI from the coding sequence GTGGAAGTTGTCATCGTCCCCGACGCCGCGACAGGCGGCGAACTCATCGCGGAGGCCATGGCCGCCCTGCTTCGCCGCAAGCCCGACGCCCTGCTCGGCGTGGCGACCGGCTCCACCCCGCTGCCCATCTACCAGGCGCTGGCCGCCAAGGTGCGGTCCGGCGCGGTGGACGCCTCGCGGGCCCGGGTGTGCCAGCTCGACGAGTACGTGGGGCTGCCCGCCGGGCACCCGGAGTCGTACCGCTCGGTGGTGCTGCGGGAGGTCGTGGAGCCGCTCGGGCTGTCCGCCGACTCCTTCATGGGACCCGACGGCACGGCCGAGGACGTCCAGGCCGCCTGCGAGGCGTACGACGCCGCTCTGGCCAAGGCGGGCGGGGTGGACCTCCAGCTGCTCGGCATCGGCACGGACGGCCACATAGGGTTCAACGAGCCGTGTTCCTCGCTCGCGTCCCGGACCCGGATCAAGACGCTGACGGAGCAGACGCGGGTGGACAACGCGCGATTCTTCGACGGCGAGATCGAGGCCGTGCCGAACCACGTGATCACCCAAGGGATCGGCACGATCCTGGAGGCCCGCCACCTGGTGCTGCTCGCCACCGGCGAGGGCAAGGCCGAAGCGGTCGCCCAAACCGTCGAAGGCCCGGTCGCGGCCGTCGTCCCGGCCTCGGCCCTCCAGCTCCACCCCCACGCCACCGTCGTGGTCGACGAGGCCGCAGCCTCCAAACTCAAACTGGCCCCGTACTTCCGCGCCACATACTCGGCGAAGCCCGCCTGGCAAGGCATCTGA
- a CDS encoding sensor histidine kinase, which produces MNDLVREQTALDDSDLEWLHLLVSEWQLLSDLSFADLVLWVPTRDGTRYVSVAQMRPNTGPTSYQDDMVGHLVPRGRRPLLDAALDEGRIVREGDPEWREEVPVRVESIPVRRDGRVLGVIARNTNLLTVRTPSRLELTYLQSASDLAQMIAAGSFPFPAEQVDMDASPRAGDGLIRLDADGIVQYASPNALSAYHRLGLAADLVGHHLGKATAELAPERGPVDEALVKLASGWAPREFEVEAGDGVIQLRAIPLKPKGVHTGSLVLLRDVTELRRRERELITKDATIREIHHRVKNNLQTVAALLRLQARRMDSQSAREALEEAVRRVGSIAIVHETLSQTLDERVEFDEIADRVLAMVAEISPGRVATRRNGKFGILTAETATPLSMVLTELVQNALEHGFGPTESGTVDVTVTRGRELITVAVQDDGRGLPEGFDAQLAGNLGLQIVRTLVVGELGGTFDMVPAPGRGTRVVLELPLDG; this is translated from the coding sequence ATGAACGACCTCGTGCGCGAGCAGACCGCCCTCGACGACTCCGACCTCGAATGGCTTCATCTGCTTGTCTCGGAGTGGCAGCTGCTCTCCGACCTGTCCTTCGCCGACCTCGTGCTGTGGGTCCCCACCCGCGACGGCACCCGCTATGTCTCCGTCGCCCAGATGCGGCCGAACACCGGCCCCACCTCCTACCAGGACGACATGGTGGGCCATCTCGTTCCCCGCGGCCGGCGCCCGCTGCTGGACGCGGCGCTCGACGAGGGCCGGATCGTCCGGGAGGGCGACCCGGAGTGGCGCGAGGAGGTGCCGGTGCGGGTCGAGTCCATTCCGGTACGGCGGGACGGCCGGGTGCTCGGGGTGATCGCCCGCAACACCAACCTGCTGACCGTACGCACCCCCAGCCGGCTCGAACTCACTTACCTCCAGAGCGCGTCCGACCTCGCGCAGATGATCGCCGCCGGGTCCTTCCCGTTCCCGGCCGAGCAGGTCGACATGGACGCCTCGCCGCGGGCCGGGGACGGGCTGATCCGGCTGGACGCCGACGGCATCGTCCAGTACGCCAGCCCGAACGCGCTGTCGGCCTACCACCGGCTGGGCCTGGCCGCCGATCTGGTCGGCCACCACCTCGGCAAGGCCACCGCCGAACTCGCCCCGGAGCGCGGCCCGGTGGACGAGGCCCTGGTCAAGCTGGCGAGCGGCTGGGCGCCCCGGGAGTTCGAGGTCGAGGCCGGCGACGGTGTCATCCAGCTGCGGGCCATTCCGCTCAAACCCAAGGGCGTGCACACCGGTTCCCTGGTCCTGCTCCGGGACGTCACGGAACTGCGCCGCCGCGAGCGGGAGCTGATCACCAAGGACGCCACCATCCGGGAGATCCACCACCGGGTGAAGAACAACCTCCAGACGGTCGCCGCGCTGCTGCGGCTCCAGGCCCGCCGGATGGACTCCCAGAGCGCCAGGGAGGCCCTGGAGGAGGCGGTCCGCCGGGTCGGGTCGATCGCCATCGTGCACGAGACGCTCTCCCAGACCCTGGACGAGCGGGTCGAGTTCGACGAGATCGCCGACCGGGTGCTGGCGATGGTCGCGGAGATCTCGCCCGGCCGGGTCGCCACCCGCAGAAACGGCAAGTTCGGCATCCTCACCGCCGAGACGGCCACCCCGCTGTCCATGGTGCTCACCGAACTCGTGCAGAACGCCCTCGAACACGGCTTCGGGCCCACGGAGTCGGGGACGGTCGATGTCACGGTCACCCGGGGGCGGGAGTTGATCACCGTCGCCGTGCAGGACGACGGGCGCGGACTGCCGGAGGGCTTCGACGCCCAACTCGCCGGCAACCTCGGCCTCCAGATCGTCCGCACCCTGGTGGTGGGGGAGTTGGGCGGCACGTTCGACATGGTCCCGGCTCCCGGGCGCGGCACCCGGGTGGTTCTTGAACTCCCCCTGGACGGCTGA
- a CDS encoding anti-sigma regulatory factor: MSQIAGEPGSKDFVEVRLPAAGAYLSVLRTATAGLAARLDFTLDEIEDLRIAVDEACAILLQQAVPGSVLSCVFRLVGDSLWVTVSAPTTDGRAPERDTFAWTVLSALAGEVDSTVAEDRTVSISLHKKRGAVPGLS; the protein is encoded by the coding sequence GTGTCCCAGATCGCAGGCGAGCCCGGGTCGAAGGACTTCGTCGAGGTCCGGTTGCCCGCTGCGGGGGCGTATCTGTCGGTGTTGCGTACGGCCACGGCCGGACTCGCGGCGCGGCTGGACTTCACCCTCGACGAGATCGAGGATCTGCGGATCGCCGTGGACGAGGCGTGCGCGATCCTCTTGCAACAGGCCGTGCCGGGATCGGTGCTGAGCTGCGTCTTCCGCCTGGTCGGGGATTCGCTGTGGGTCACCGTCTCGGCGCCGACCACCGACGGCCGGGCCCCGGAGCGCGACACCTTCGCGTGGACCGTGCTGTCCGCGCTGGCCGGCGAGGTGGACTCGACGGTCGCGGAGGACCGGACGGTCAGCATCAGTCTGCACAAGAAGCGCGGCGCCGTACCAGGTCTGTCGTGA
- a CDS encoding glycoside hydrolase family 3 protein yields MTVISIDMPADVLTRDALTVLQPGFVGTTAPEWLLRLLGEGLGSVGLFARNIESPEQLAALTAQLRAVRPEVLVAADEEGGDVTRLEARGGSSFPGNLALGAVDDLKLTRAVAAELGRRLAACGVNFNWAPSADVNSDPGNPVIGVRSFGADPELVARNTAAYVEGLQSAGVAACVKHFPGHGDTATDSHLAMPRIDVDRATLEARELVPFRAALAAGSKVVMSAHILVPSLDPELPATLSPAVLTGLLRAPREQGGLGYDGLIVTDGIEMEAIAATYGIERGSVMALAAGADAICVGGGLSDEQTVLTLRDAIVAAVRDGSLPAERLADAATRVRALAAWARERAAEAEGAPAGASDIGLEAARRALRITRTEGFSPLDEAPYVAAFTPVANIAVGSDTPWGVAAELERLLPGTLTGTYRSADVTEILAAAGERRVVAVVRDVHRHGWMGEALGALLAARPDTVVVEMGVPQAAPVGALHVATHGAARVCGEAAAEALTSAVTLRSAASS; encoded by the coding sequence ATGACCGTCATTTCCATCGACATGCCTGCGGATGTCCTGACCCGCGACGCGCTCACCGTCCTCCAGCCGGGCTTCGTCGGCACCACCGCCCCCGAGTGGCTGCTGCGGCTGCTCGGCGAAGGGCTGGGCTCGGTGGGGCTGTTCGCCCGCAACATCGAGTCGCCCGAACAGCTGGCCGCGCTCACCGCGCAGCTGCGTGCCGTACGGCCGGAGGTGCTGGTCGCCGCCGACGAGGAGGGCGGCGACGTCACCCGGCTCGAAGCGCGCGGCGGCTCCTCCTTCCCCGGCAACCTCGCGCTCGGCGCGGTGGACGACCTCAAGCTGACCCGCGCGGTCGCCGCCGAGCTGGGCCGGCGGCTGGCCGCCTGCGGGGTCAACTTCAACTGGGCGCCCTCGGCCGACGTCAACTCCGACCCGGGCAACCCGGTGATCGGCGTACGGTCCTTCGGCGCGGACCCGGAGCTGGTGGCCCGCAACACCGCCGCCTATGTCGAAGGGCTCCAGTCGGCCGGAGTGGCCGCCTGTGTCAAGCACTTCCCCGGGCACGGCGACACCGCGACCGACTCGCACCTGGCGATGCCGCGGATAGACGTCGACCGCGCGACGCTTGAGGCCCGTGAGCTGGTGCCCTTCCGGGCCGCGCTCGCCGCCGGCAGCAAGGTCGTGATGAGCGCGCACATCCTGGTGCCCTCGCTCGACCCCGAGCTGCCCGCGACCCTCAGCCCGGCCGTGCTCACCGGCCTGCTGCGCGCCCCGCGCGAGCAGGGCGGCCTCGGCTACGACGGGCTGATCGTCACCGACGGCATCGAGATGGAGGCGATCGCGGCCACGTACGGCATCGAGCGCGGCTCCGTCATGGCGCTGGCGGCGGGCGCGGACGCGATCTGCGTGGGCGGCGGGCTCTCCGACGAGCAGACCGTACTGACCCTGCGGGACGCGATCGTCGCCGCCGTACGGGACGGCTCGCTGCCGGCCGAGCGGCTGGCGGACGCGGCGACCCGGGTACGGGCGCTGGCCGCGTGGGCGCGGGAGCGGGCGGCCGAGGCCGAGGGGGCCCCGGCAGGGGCCTCGGACATCGGCCTTGAGGCCGCCAGGCGGGCCCTGCGGATCACCCGTACGGAGGGTTTCTCACCGCTCGACGAGGCGCCGTACGTGGCCGCGTTCACGCCGGTGGCGAACATCGCGGTCGGTTCCGACACGCCGTGGGGGGTGGCGGCGGAGCTGGAGCGGCTGCTGCCGGGGACGCTCACCGGGACGTATCGCTCCGCGGACGTCACGGAAATACTGGCCGCCGCAGGGGAGCGGCGGGTGGTGGCGGTTGTGCGGGATGTGCATCGGCACGGGTGGATGGGGGAGGCGTTGGGCGCGTTGCTCGCGGCGAGGCCGGACACTGTGGTGGTCGAGATGGGGGTTCCACAGGCCGCGCCTGTGGGGGCGCTGCACGTGGCCACGCACGGGGCCGCCCGTGTTTGCGGCGAGGCCGCGGCTGAGGCGTTGACCTCCGCGGTGACGCTGCGCTCTGCCGCGTCGAGTTGA